A region of Vigna radiata var. radiata cultivar VC1973A chromosome 10, Vradiata_ver6, whole genome shotgun sequence DNA encodes the following proteins:
- the LOC106774485 gene encoding ent-kaurenoic acid oxidase 1: MMMVMVMEMGTMWVVLVVVAIAGALLVLKNLNWWLYESKLGVKQYSLPPGDMGWPFIGNMWSFLRAFKSKDPDSFISSFVSRFGRTGMYKTLMFGNPSIIVTTPETCKRVLTDDDKFTTGWPRSAIELIGKRSFISMAYEEHKRLRRLTSSSINGMEALSLYLTYIEKNVISSLETWANLGQIEFLTEIRKLTFKIIMHIFLSSECEPVMEALEREYTALNYGVRAMRINIPGFAYHKAFKARKNLVAIFQSIVDERRNIRKRYLPGKNRDMMDALVDVADEDGRKLGDEEIIDIMLMYLNAGHESSGHITMWATFFLQKHPEYLQKAKAEQEEIVRRRPPTQKGLTLKEVREMDFLYKVIDETMRVITFSLVVFREAKSDVNINGYLIPKGWKALVWFRSVHLDPEIYPNPKEFNPYRWNKEHKAGEFLPFGAGSRLCPGNDLAKMEIAVFLHYFVLNYRFEQKNHNCPVRYLPHTRPIDNCLGRVKKC; encoded by the exons atgatgatggtgatggtgatggagatGGGAACCATGTGGGTGGTCCTTGTGGTTGTGGCCATTGCTGGTGCTCTTTTAGTCCTCAAGAACTTAAATTGGTGGCTCTATGAATCCAAATTAGGTGTGAAGCAGTACTCTCTGCCCCCAGGTGACATGGGTTGGCCCTTCATTGGCAACATGTGGTCCTTCCTCAGAGCTTTCAAGTCCAAGGACCCTGATTCATTCATCTCCTCCTTTGTTTCCAG ATTTGGACGAACTGGAATGTACAAGACCTTGATGTTTGGAAACCCAAGTATAATTGTGACAACACCTGAAACATGCAAAAGGGTGTTGACAGATGATGATAAATTCACTACTGGTTGGCCACGTTCTGCGATAGAGCTTATTGGAAAGAGGTCATTTATTTCAATGGCTTATGAAGAACACAAACGCCTCAGGCGTTTGACATCCTCTTCAATCAATGGCATGGAAGCTTTGTCCCTTTATTTGacatatattgaaaaaaatgtgataaGTTCATTGGAGACATGGGCCAACCTTGGACAAATTGAGTTTTTAACTGAGATCAGGAAGCTTACTTTCAAaatcattatgcatatttttcTGAGCTCAGAATGTGAACCTGTTATGGAGGCTTTGGAGAGGGAATACACAGCACTTAATTATGGAGTCAGAGCCATGCGGATTAATATTCCTGGATTTGCATACCACAAGGCATTCAAG GCAAGGAAAAATCTAGTGGCCATATTTCAATCTATTGTGGACGAGAGAAGAAACATAAGGAAGCGATATTTGCCTGGAAAAAACCGAGATATGATGGATGCTCTGGTAGATGTTGCGGACGAGGATGGAAGAAAGTTGGGAGATGAGGAAATCATTGATATCATGTTAATGTACTTGAATGCAGGCCACGAATCTTCAGGACACATTACCATGTGGGCAACCTTCTTCCTGCAAAAGCACCCAGAATATCTCCAGAAGGCCAAG GCAGAACAAGAAGAAATAGTACGGAGAAGGCCTCCAACACAGAAAGGGTTGACACTAAAGGAAGTTCGTGAGATGGATTTTCTTTACAAG GTGATTGATGAAACAATGCGTGTGATTACATTCTCACTGGTGGTCTTCCGGGAGGCAAAATCTGATGTCAATATCAATG GGTACTTAATTCCAAAAGGTTGGAAAGCACTTGTGTGGTTCAGATCAGTTCACCTTGATCCTGAAATATATCCTAATCCAAAGGAATTTAACCCTTATAGGTGGAAT AAAGAACACAAAGCCGGAGAATTCCTTCCCTTTGGGGCAGGAAGCAGATTGTGTCCTGGGAATGATCTTGCCAAGATGGAAATAGCagtttttcttcattatttcgTTCTGAATTACCG GTTTGAACAGAAAAATCATAATTGTCCTGTGAGATACTTACCACATACAAGGCCCATCGACAATTGCTTGGGAAGGGTGAAGAAATGTTGA
- the LOC106774855 gene encoding ent-kaurenoic acid oxidase 2-like: MLKMEGGSAWLLYAGGALLVLRFILKNVNWLLYEYKLGGKQYFLPPGDMGWPIIGNMWSFLSAFKTTNPDTFIDSFYSKYGKTGIYKVLMFGNPSVIVTTPETCKKVLTDDEHFEPGWPRSTVELMGEKSFISIPYDEHRRLRRLTSASINGYEALSVYITYIEEVVKSSLEKWSTMGNIEFLTEMRKLTFKVIIHIFLGAESDVVMENLEKEYTKLNYGVRAMRINLPGFAFHTALKARKNLVAIFQSVVDKRRSERREKLPGKKAKDMMDALIDAEDENGKKLGDQDVIDIMLMYLNAGHESSGHITTWATYFLQRHPEYFKKAKEEQEEMLRKRPPTQKGLTLAEVRKMEYLSKVVDETMRIITFSLMVFRVTKKDVNINGYLVPKGWKVMTWFRSVHLDPTIYPNPKEFDPERFNEVRKAGEFLPFGAGTRLCPGNDLAKLEISVFLHHFLLGYELEQINPLAPMKFLPHTRPVDNCLARIKKVK, encoded by the exons ATGTTGAAGATGGAGGGTGGTTCAGCGTGGTTACTGTATGCTGGTGGTGCTCTTTTAGTCCTAAGGTTCATCCTCAAGAATGTAAACTGGTTGCTCTATGAATACAAACTTGGTGGGAAGCAATACTTTCTTCCTCCTGGTGATATGGGATGGCCCATAATCGGCAACATGTGGTCTTTCCTCTCTGCTTTCAAAACCACTAATCCTGATACCTTCATAGACTCCTTTTATTCCAA GTATGGAAAGACTGGGATATACAAGGTATTGATGTTTGGAAATCCAAGTGTAATAGTGACAACCCCAGAAACATGCAAAAAGGTGTTGACAGATGATGAACACTTCGAACCTGGATGGCCTCGTTCCACAGTAGAGCTCATGGGTGaaaaatctttcatttcaaTACCATATGATGAACACAGACGTCTTAGACGCCTAACATCTGCTTCCATCAATGGTTATGAAGCACTGTCTGTCTACATTACATATATTGAAGAAGTTGTCAAAAGTTCACTGGAGAAATGGTCTACTATGGGAAACATTGAGTTTTTGACTGAGATGCGCAAGCTTACTTTCAAAGTCATTATACACATTTTTCTTGGCGCAGAAAGTGATGTAGTTATGgaaaatttggaaaaagaaTACACCAAACTCAACTATGGAGTTAGAGCTATGAGAATTAACCTTCCTGGATTTGCCTTCCATACAGCTCTCAAG gcAAGGAAAAATCTTGTGGCCATATTTCAATCTGTTGTGGATAAACGAAGAAGTGAAAGGAGGGAAAAATTACCTGGCAAAAAGGCGAAAGATATGATGGATGCTCTGATAGATGCTGaagatgaaaatggaaaaaaattggGTGACCAAGATGTGATTGATATCATGTTGATGTATTTGAATGCTGGTCATGAATCCTCAGGACATATTACTACATGGGCAACCTATTTCCTCCAAAGGCACCCAGAATATTTCAAGAAGGCTAAG gaagaacaagaagaaatgTTAAGGAAAAGGCCTCCAACACAGAAAGGGTTGACACTTGCAGAAGTTAGGAAGATGGAATATCTATCCAAG GTGGTTGATGAAACAATGCGGATAATCACATTCTCACTAATGGTCTTTCGGGTGACAAAAAAAGATGTCAATATTAATG GTTACCTGGTTCCAAAAGGTTGGAAAGTGATGACTTGGTTCAGGTCTGTTCACCTTGATCCCACTATATATCCTAATCCAAAGGAGTTTGATCCTGAGAGATTTAAT GAGGTGCGCAAGGCTGGAGAATTTCTTCCCTTTGGCGCAGGAACTAGACTGTGTCCTGGGAATGATCTTGCCAAGCTGGAAATCTCAGTTTTCCTTCATCATTTTCTGCTGGGCTACGA GCTTGAACAGATTAATCCACTTGCCCCAATGAAATTCCTTCCTCACACAAGGCCTGTTGACAACTGCTTGGCAAGGATTAAGAAAGTGAAGTAA
- the LOC106774856 gene encoding annexin D8-like, with protein sequence MATLIGANDSSPIEDAQNIKNACKGLGTDEATLISILAHRNVSERKLVREAYEEIYHEDLIQQLKSELSGSFQRGICNWTMDPAERDAAFIKETLKKEYVDYKVIIEIACTRTSQEFLAVKRSYQLLYKHCLEEDVASKTMGDIRRLLVAVVSTHRYEGEEFDETLAHLEANILHEAIEKKAFNDDEIIRILCTRSKKQLFATFSTFRNTYGTTITKGLSSDASDGYMVTLRTIIRCIKNPRRYLAKVLGYALNDLVAEENALSRVIITRAEKDLNEISDLYFKRNGVTLHNSVAKKTSGNYKTFLLALLGKNSV encoded by the exons ATGGCTACTCTAATTGGTGCAAATGATTCCTCTCCCATTGAAGACGCTCAAAATATCAAGAATGCATGCAAAG GATTGGGGACAGATGAAGCAACCCTTATATCCATACTGGCACACAGAAATGTTAGTGAAAGGAAACTTGTGAGAGAGGCTTATGAAGAAATTTATCATGAAGATCTTATTCAACAACTCAAATCTGAACTTTCAGGAAGTTTTCAG AGAGGTATTTGCAATTGGACTATGGATCCAGCCGAAAGAGATGCTGCATTCATTAAGGAAACATTGAAAAAAGAGTATGTGGATTACAAAGTAATTATTGAGATTGCTTGCACAAGAACTTCTCAAGAGTTTTTGGCTGTGAAGCGTTCATACCAACTCCTATACAAGCATTGCCTTGAAGAAGATGTGGCCTCCAAAACAATGGGAGATATTCGTAGA TTGTTAGTTGCAGTTGTAAGCACGCATAGGTACGAAGGAGAGGAGTTTGACGAGACTCTGGCCCATTTGGAAGCAAACATTCTCCATGAGGCAATTGAGAAGAAGGCTTTCAATGACGATGAAATCATAAGAATTTTATGCACAAGAAGCAAGAAGCAGCTATTTGCAACTTTTAGTACCTTCAGAAACACTTATGGCACAACAATCACAAAA GGATTATCATCTGATGCAAGTGATGGATACATGGTAACACTGCGTACTATCATTCGTTGCATTAAGAACCCTCGAAGATACTTGGCAAAG GTGTTAGGATATGCCTTGAATGATTTGGTAGCTGAAGAGAATGCATTGAGCCGTGTTATCATCACTCGAGCAGAAAAGGATTTAAATGAAATCAGTGACCTTTACTTCAAGAGAAATGGTGTCACACTTCATAATTCTGTGGCCAAGAAGACATCAGGAAATTACAAGacttttcttcttgctttgtTAGGAAAAAATTCAGTTTAA